CTCCACgtcgctgcctcctcctcctcctcgtcgcctccCGCTGAGCGcaaccacgccgccgccagcctcgaGCGTTGCCTGTCCGCGACCCCAGCGCCGGCCTATGCGCCGACGGAGATGAAGGGCGGGAGGAGGCAGCAGCATGGGGCATTTGGAGCCGTCACGCTCCAGAAGGCCAAGATCGACCTGTCGCACAAGAGGCTCAAAGGCGCCCACCCCGAGGTGCGTGAGTCATGCCGTTGGTCATCCGTGCTTAAGATTCCGTGGTGTTGCCATTTGGGTTACCCCTTTGCGTGAAAGGGAAGGCAAAGTGGGTTACGCCCTTCGCGATATGTTGGGATTGGTAATTTATCTCGTGGGTTAATTGTGAAGACTGAAGAAGAGTGCGTGTTTTTCTTTAAGCACCCTTCTTGACTAATTTCCTTGCATAACACTATATATAGCTGGCaaccggtggtggtggtggggatAATGGGAAAAGAATTGGCTATGGTGGTGGTAATAGTGGAGACGAcgatggtgatgatgatgatgattacTTCGACGACTCTGAAGATGGAGATGAAGAAATTGGATTTTTCAGGAGGCGTGTTATTATACAAGAGGTCTAACCCTCACTGAGAAGCACACTCTGATCCATGATCGATGATTATAAGCTGATGCATTTTACATCTCTCTATTTGTACAGCTTTTTAACAGAGAGTTTGTTGATGCTGTTCTTCAAGAGTGGTACAAAACTATAAGCAATTTGCCGGCTGGCTTGCGTCAAGCTCATGAGATGGTATTGAACTAtctgcattttctttttatattTAGTTTCAGCTCTGATTCTAAACCATCGAACGGTATCAACTGGACTTGTTTTAGGGTTTGGTCAGTTCTGCCCAGATGGTCCAATATTTGTCAATGTTTGGAAGGCCTACAAAGGCTAGATATTTCTCTCGAGCTTTTCCAAGCTTCTTCTCAAGAGGCCTTGTTGGAAGGTAATATCTGAAAATTGTTGGTTTggtttgaaaaaaattgttcaacatattacaaaattaaaattctCTTCAACTTGAGGTGCTGGGCTTTCTCAAAAGAGACCTATACCATGTTGAACGATCTGTCTTCTAGCCCTAGATCTAACGATATATTGGAAGTACTACCATGAGTCCATGACCAAAGTTTTACTTGTAAGTTGGAACATCTGCAAACTCTCAATCTCTCATCATATATTcttgtaaaaaataaaataaactttAATCATATTTCCGTAGACAAGAACTCTGGTGATTAAGATCAATGTTTGGACATAATCTGCTAATACTCTGGTTTGAATTGTTGGAACTGGGTTGGTCTCTAAAACCTTTCCCAGACTGCTGGACTCAACATATCCGAAATCTTTCTGAATGAGTGGTTTTAGCCTGGCATTATTAAATATCATATACTTTCTGGTACATTTGTCTTAGTTTATTATTATCTGCTATTGCGATGGCTTGACATTTTAGAATGGTTCTTGGAGCTTCCAACTTCATTGTTCTTTGTAAGTTGTGCTGGATCGAACTTGTTTAGTTGACAACATATACTGATGGTTATATTACTTCACTGATAAAATAGCATCAGTGTGCACCCTGATTACGTGTAATGTAAGAATGTCCCttgtgatttttgcaaatTAAAAATTGCCTTCCGTTCTCTAAATTGCAGAATGCTTGCTGATCCATCTTTCCTGCATAAGATGACCTTTGAATTGCTAGCTACCATTAGTTCATCTGTTTGGTGGGAGATGAAAAATCGTAAGGAGAGGTATGCTGTGTTTTCTTATTGTTCAAAACCTGAATTTCTGGCACCCATCTTATCCAATCCTACATACTTCTTGGGTGTTAGGTTCCAACAAGAATGGGATTTGGTGTTTCTCAATGTATTTACTGCCACAGTTTGCAATTTAGCTGTTTTCTATTCACTTGCGCCATGCCGTTCATATATGATCCAGAAGCTTCCCAGTAATATATTTGAGAAGAGCTATCCTATGAGGCAGTTTGATCTGCTAAGAAGAATCCAATCCCTCTTTGGCAAGGCTGCCGAGCTTTGCCTAGGTGGGCTACTTGCTGGCTCCATTCAGGGTGGTCTATCTAATGTCCTTTCTTCTGGAAGAGAAAGAAGGTGGGATACCATCTGCTGTTTACATCCATACTCATCAAATGCCCTACTTTTTCTAAGAAATACGTGTGTGGAATTTAATTTTGACGGATCTTGTTACATGTAGGTTATCAATGACTGTTCCTTCTATCAGCAAAAATGCTCTTAGCTATGGAGCATTTTGTGGGCTTTATGCAAATCTGAGGTATCAAATGTTATGTGGACTTGATAGATCAATGGCAAACCATTTTGATGTTCTTGGTGTTGCAGTATTCTTCAGTGCAGTGATAAGGTAGATTTCTACAAGTTCATTTTTCTCTGCAATTTCATGAAAAGGCACTTGGCATATTCATTATATTTAGATACAATGCAACTGCATGTTTACCTTATCCCTGCTTTTATTTTCATTCTGAATCCAAGCTGCTCTCGTGAGTTGTGTTAGATTCGCAAGGAGCATACACCCAGAGTATTAACATTTGCAGCTTATGTGATATACTTGATATGCCAATGTTAGGATCAAATGATTTTAGTTGTGAAAGAATTATTACACGGCATGATAGCATGTTGTGAAGATAGCATGTTGTGAAGATGTGAAGAACTCCTATATTTAGCATGAAccacatgaaaaatatattagtAAACTTCTCCAAAAATGTGCCAATTTAGAACATTCTGAAATTAACCACTCGATTGCAACTGTTTGCACACAAATTACAGATTGCTGAATATTCAAATCGGGGAGGTATCCAGGCGTGTCTGGCTTGGTGAGGAAGCGGATCTGCTTCACTCGGATAATTTGTTGAAAACCTACAATGGTCCAGCAGCAGATCTCGCCATAGATCAACAACAGAGAGGGTGGTTTATTTCCAGGAATGCAATTGTATCTGGCCTCGAACTTCTAGGCATCAAGAATGGTCCACCTGAAGATGCACCTCCAAAGCCTCGGAGAAAGAGAATTGTCCTAAAGAAGTAGGTGGACACCAAAAATTCCTAACTGGTATTTGAAGACAAGCTGAGTGCGATGGTTTTGACACCCATGCTGGGAACAGTTTTGCTTCGGCTCCACCAGGCGTTTGTGCTCTGCCCTATGAAACTAGATGATGTCCCGCACGTTattgcggaaatttttagttaacacaAAGAGTAtttaaaattgaaaaatataatGAAATTGAATATTTTTCACTTAGTGGAGATAGCTTGatggaagtaacatgcatgcatgtgcaaaaatatgagttttagAGAAATCTAGTAGTGGGTTgcttctacttagatatagaagattacTGGTTTTTCAGTTGCAATTTGAGACCAAGATTGGAAGGCTTGCAACTTTTTAGTCAAAGAGGCGATTCATCATGTAGCCTGTAGGCCCTTAATATTCTCATATGCTGTCTGAACAGAAATGCACATCTAAAGTTCTGGCTGTAATTTGAAGACTGTAAATACTTCCACAGTGCTAGTACATATCAGAAGTTATATATAAAGTTCATTACATAAAATAAACTCTTTTGACGGCCAGTTACCGATGTTAATCTCATTTAGTATGTCAATAACCGCTGTTTAGCTTTTGCTTCGGCCAAGTGACTAGTTAAAAAATCTGTCCTGTTTTGGGCAAAAACAAATGGTGATCAACGTCCAAATCATCAAGTATTGATGGTAGATGAAGAAACCACACCGATCACAATGTAGTAGCCAAATGGAACTTGTTTCAAACTTACTCAGCTTAGCCAATTTCAATGCAACTCAAGGCTGCTTTATCAGACATCGCAATCACCAGGAGTAACTTGTCACAACCAGCGACATAACGTCAATGCATCAAGAAATAAACATACTACTGAGTATGTAACCTATTACATTAACACATTGACAGTTCTGCTTATTTCATTCGGCATAACAATTGCAAATTACAACCCGTTATGAGGCCTGACTAGAAGATCGGAAGATAAGAAGGTTACACCGATACAATGACAAgactttttttaatcattACACTGGCAGACTTGACCATGCGTTCTGTATATCTCAACAAAACCTCATTTGCTCTAAAAGTTCAAATACCGGAATATCTCTTACAAGTGAAGAATATTGCAATGGTTTCTTCCAGCTTTAGGATAAAATAGGATTTTCGAGTCAACTGAAACTCTAAATAGATGTTCTTTCTTGAGCTTGCCACTCAGAATTTTGCTATTAGAAATCGTCATGATCAGTGTAGTCTCCAGCACCACCGTAACCATTGTTGTTGTAATCTGCATAGTCATAGCCCCCTTCAAATGTTTCACCATCACCAATGTCCTGTGTATATTCCCCGTCAAAGCCCATGTCTCCTTTTTCATCTGCCTCTCCATCTTCATCCTTAGTCTGCTCGCAGCAAGCAGTTGAGTGCCAAGGTAACAAAGTAGACAAGAAATAAGTCAATATTAATAACAAAGTGTAATTTGATGCAAGAGTGATTTACAAGCATAAATCATGAATTAATTAATCAGTTAATTTATAGAGAATCATAAATCCAGACAACGTGGAAATATTAAACATACATCGTACAATCCGCCAACCGCTTCAATGTTGATTTTTGACCCAAGTCCCTGCAAGGAGCCAAGTTCTATATTAAATCTCAGTTTGTTTACATGCTTAGTTTAACACATCATTATGGCGTTCACATGACAGAACAATTTTCGGGCGTCTATGGCTGAAAAAAAAGTCCAGTACCTTTTGTTTCAACATATTGTATGTTGCTTCAGCTGGTGTTTCAGCAGGTGACAAGTTCTTAGTGTCTTCATTACGTCTTCGTTTCTACATTAACAATACAGGCTAGTCATGAACTGAATCTAACATGATAAACGTACACAGGAAGTTTGATTTACACTAGAAACATTTCATACTTTCGGTTGTCCCCCTCCCACGCGCACACCCCTAGCTGCTAATTCAGCTGCCAAAGCTTCCTTTGCAGCTTGTTCCTGTAAAAGAAATCAGCAGACAGTTACACCCTCCGCTGAGAAACTGAGAACCACCTCATAGGATAGCTCTTCTCAAATATATTACTGGGAAGCTTCTGGATCATATATGAACGGCATGGCGCAAGTGGACAGAAAACAGCTAAATTGCAAACTGTGGCAGTAAATACATTGAGAAACACCAAATCCCATTCTTGTTGGAACCTAACACCCAAGAAGTATGTAGGATTGGATAAGATGGGTGCCAGAAATTCAGGTTTTGAACAATAAGAAAACACAGCATACTCTCCTTACGATTTTTCATCTCCCACCAAACAGATGAACTAATGGTAGCTAGCAATTCAAAGGTCATCTTATGCAGGAAAGATGGATCAGCAAGCATTCTGCAATTTAGAGAACGGAAGGCAATTTTTAatttgcaaaaatcacaaGGGACATTCTTACATTACACGTAATCAGGGTGCACACTGATGCTATTTTATCAGTGAAGTAATATAACCATCAGTATATGTTGTCAACTAAACAAGTTCGATCCAGCACAACTTACAAAGAACAATGAAGTTGGAAGCTCCAAGAACCATTCTAAAATGTCAAGCCATCGCAATAGCAGATAATAATAAACTAAGACAAATGTACCAGAAAGTATATGATAACACCCATGCCAATCAGTATTTTGGCTGCCTTATCTTtgcaaatttgctaaaaaaaagggtgTCAAATCTTGTCACATGCTACACCTCCCCCTCTTATCTGAAGATGGGCCCTCACCCTTGAATAGCTAGCTGCCTGGGTAATCTTACCACAAAGGTGGCAGCAAATCTAATTGCATCCACGACTACCTGAAGAAGCAGATGATGCTGGTGGTGGCAGCCCTGCCCCTGAAGCATGAGCCCACAGAGGATATCTTGCATTTGCAACAGCTTCATTCTGAGTGCTTTCACTCCCACTGGCACCAACAGAGGATTTGCTGCTGACCATGCCAGTGCCAGTGCCACTGCCCCTTCCCCTAGATGCCATGCTTCCTAACACAGCAGCATTTGGCATCAGCACAAACACAAGGACACAACAGAAGTTGCACAGAAGAAAGGAACAGAGGTAGAGGGGATTCGGAGTGGCAGAAGAGGGCAGAGCTCGCAGAAGAGTGTTACTTGCTGCCGGATCACGGAGTTGGACGCTGTAGGCCGGAGGGCGGAGAAGATTTGTGGCGGCACGTagcatccagcagcagcaggagtcGAGGCGCAGCGTCTGGCGAGCCCGGCGCCAGAGGGCAGCGACATTCAGAGGCGACTTCGGAACAGGCACAACTTTGCAGGAGTGAGGCGGGTCGAGCTCACGCTCGAGCAAATGGCTCCCCCGTGCAGGTTAGGGTTACTTGTTGGGAAATCCCGATCCGCCGTATTGCAGCGTGTCCCCACGTATTTTAGCCGTGTCCTGATTTGCAATTGTTttaattcaaaaatcatgGGATACTTGGGGACACCGAAGTTGGCGTGTGTCCCCGTATCGCAGGCGATGTCTCAGATGACCAAAAGCAGATGCAGGTGTGACTGCAGCCTCTTGAGTAGATAGGTAAGAATCATGCATATTAGTATGTAGAGGACAGGATTATTACCTTCATAGGGCAAATCATGTTATCTTCAACATCAGAATTCTGTATCTCACAATTTGACTCTCCTAATGCTGCCTCCTTTATTGCAGCAGCTTCCTCTGCTTTTTTTGCAGCTTCGAGTCTTTGTTTTTCGGCTTGCTGGAAAGCTGGAGGATCAGCTCCGCCCTCTAGTCCACCCGACATTTTAATAAACTGAACAATCAGCTCACGTGTCAATAGTGAATGAAGTATCAAAACCAATGCATCACAAACATAGTGCGTATTACTTTGTTGTAGCATTTTTCACAAAGTCCATGAGCAAGATGCTCAGCATCTTTATCCTTGTGCTTGCAGAGAACTTCTCCAGACTTGTGTGAAGGCTGCTCTTCATCAGCCTTTGCCAAAAAATCTTCGATCTATCATAGGGACCATCAAGAAGtgtttataaataaataaaagtcAGCAGTAAATGCAGTAGATTGTAGATTATTTAGATATAAAAAAACCCTCCTGTACGAAATCCTGAGGGACTATTTTCATTTACAATATATCATATGCAACAACCATTTATATTGCCATGATATCCAAGATCAAGACAGATAATAAGATATTTGTAGTAGATAACGAGTTAGCGATATGAAATAGGGCGGCGTATCCAATGCAAACcttcattcggtgcaaacttgcaaactatCCACATGGACCATCCGATCTAAAACGTGCGGTGCAGATCAAAGGTGGGAGCCAAGTGTTACCAAGTGTGTTATAAGTACAGGAGGTTATGTGAAAAACGTGTTTAAGTGGGTGTTTTGATTGCCATCTTTGATATGCACCGTACATTTTACATCCAATGATCAACATGAATAGTTTGcatttgcaagtttgcaccgGATGAAGGTCTGCACTGGATACGTCTCCATGAAGTAGAATGCCCAATGCTCTAGCAGATTAGGAAAAGTAACACCTTAAGTAACTGTCTGAAAAGCTAAATGAGGTAAAAATAGGTCTAGTTGACATAGAGTTGCACTACTCGGTGCTTGTTTAGGCCGACACAAAGTCCAATTCTTGTTACACAAGATACAACTCACACTTACGACTGGATGATCGATAGTCGCTTTGCTGTGCTTTAGAATGGAAAGTTTACGAGAGACTTCTGCAAAATGGTACGACCAAATAATTTGAACCGACCATTCGCTTACAATTCTAGTGtagcaaagaaaaacagaaaaacagattcACTTATGTTTCAGTGACCTAAAATTTCACAGTACTAAACCTAAAACTGCAATAGTAAGTAATATGAAGttttagattttcatttctatttgttttttgtgtttaAGGTGTCAGCATAGGCTTACATATTTTTGAAGGCTGAACAATTTTAGCGagtttagattttttttttttgtgtttgtatCTTCACCAAAGAGTTGGTAAAAGTGACTAAAATTTGtaaaactagatgatgccccgcgcATTGCTGCGAAACCAtgttaaaacaaatgcataaaTAGATGCTTAAACTAATGGGAAAAATGTAGAAGTTCTTGTTTTatgtttaaaaacaaaaaaaactaaatagtatgtgacaaaatgatgtgcaaaaagagaaaaactttTCCCAGAAAAAGACACGATTGAATTGATGAGGTGGCATGGTTTGAATTGATAGATTAATGCAAAAATGGAAATGAATACTTGCATGGcttgaaaaaaaacagatatgCATGACTTGATGAGGTGGCATGGTTTGCATGGCAATGTGGTGGCCTGCTGaggtggcatgcttgcatgttgagagaaataggTAGTGGGGGTCTCCTATTTCCGTATAGAAGATAGAAGATTCAAATGATGTGATGAACAGAGAGCCCCATTCGG
This is a stretch of genomic DNA from Brachypodium distachyon strain Bd21 chromosome 1, Brachypodium_distachyon_v3.0, whole genome shotgun sequence. It encodes these proteins:
- the LOC100824955 gene encoding protein RETICULATA-RELATED 1, chloroplastic isoform X1, with product MTSAAFLAAPQNYLLSAPSVRPQPRPSARLHVAASSSSSSPPAERNHAAASLERCLSATPAPAYAPTEMKGGRRQQHGAFGAVTLQKAKIDLSHKRLKGAHPELATGGGGGDNGKRIGYGGGNSGDDDGDDDDDYFDDSEDGDEEIGFFRRRVIIQELFNREFVDAVLQEWYKTISNLPAGLRQAHEMGLVSSAQMVQYLSMFGRPTKARYFSRAFPSFFSRGLVGRMLADPSFLHKMTFELLATISSSVWWEMKNRKERFQQEWDLVFLNVFTATVCNLAVFYSLAPCRSYMIQKLPSNIFEKSYPMRQFDLLRRIQSLFGKAAELCLGGLLAGSIQGGLSNVLSSGRERRLSMTVPSISKNALSYGAFCGLYANLRYQMLCGLDRSMANHFDVLGVAVFFSAVIRLLNIQIGEVSRRVWLGEEADLLHSDNLLKTYNGPAADLAIDQQQRGWFISRNAIVSGLELLGIKNGPPEDAPPKPRRKRIVLKK
- the LOC100824955 gene encoding protein RETICULATA-RELATED 1, chloroplastic isoform X2 is translated as MLGLLATGGGGGDNGKRIGYGGGNSGDDDGDDDDDYFDDSEDGDEEIGFFRRRVIIQELFNREFVDAVLQEWYKTISNLPAGLRQAHEMGLVSSAQMVQYLSMFGRPTKARYFSRAFPSFFSRGLVGRMLADPSFLHKMTFELLATISSSVWWEMKNRKERFQQEWDLVFLNVFTATVCNLAVFYSLAPCRSYMIQKLPSNIFEKSYPMRQFDLLRRIQSLFGKAAELCLGGLLAGSIQGGLSNVLSSGRERRLSMTVPSISKNALSYGAFCGLYANLRYQMLCGLDRSMANHFDVLGVAVFFSAVIRLLNIQIGEVSRRVWLGEEADLLHSDNLLKTYNGPAADLAIDQQQRGWFISRNAIVSGLELLGIKNGPPEDAPPKPRRKRIVLKK
- the LOC100825257 gene encoding uncharacterized protein LOC100825257 encodes the protein MVYCTHCADYCPYIKDPDKGYICCGTCGKVLDQDIYSDEPTFISYGPGQSRVEGTPLRSIEIGTSLSHERTLMKGRDEIWQIVTSLHVGGGDTIIDMAHKIYTLAVDHNFTRGRRTTQVAAACLYIASGVKNSPFLSFRLWFMKSAPLTLCIDIHFFLIEDFLAKADEEQPSHKSGEVLCKHKDKDAEHLAHGLCEKCYNKFIKMSGGLEGGADPPAFQQAEKQRLEAAKKAEEAAAIKEAALGESNCEIQNSDVEDNMICPMKEQAAKEALAAELAARGVRVGGGQPKKRRRNEDTKNLSPAETPAEATYNMLKQKGLGSKINIEAVGGLYDTKDEDGEADEKGDMGFDGEYTQDIGDGETFEGGYDYADYNNNGYGGAGDYTDHDDF